A portion of the Rhizoctonia solani chromosome 6, complete sequence genome contains these proteins:
- a CDS encoding aldo/keto reductase family protein, with product MPASMIVRRIGGSSFPAIGFGSMGIGGKTYGNFVSSENEPRFKVLDRLLELGCTHWDTSNIYGDSEELIGNWFKRTGKRDQIFLATKKLGVDVIDLYYIHRIDPKTPIEVTMNFLAELVKAGKIRYIGLSQPSPATLRRAHKVHPIAAIQVEYSPFERSIEKQGHLLETARELGIAIVAYSPLGKGLITGQITSHSEFSDSDLRKQIPKYSQENFPKILKLVDAFKQIGKAHNATSGQVALAYLLEQGDDIIPIPGSQRIEYIEENIGAGQIKLTTEEIQTLRKLVDETEVIGAQYPPVFQAMLYADTPELP from the exons ATGCCTGCTTCCATGATAGTTCGACGCATTGGCGGTTCGAGTTTCCCTGCTATTGGTTTTGGATCTATG GGGATTGGCGGCAAGACATATGGGAACTTTGTTTCCTCCGAGAATGAACCCAGGTTTAAG GTGTTGGACCGACTACTCGAGCTTGGGTGTACTCATTGGGATACCTCCAATATATAC GGTGACTCTGAAGAGTTGATCGGCAATTGGTTTAAACGTACAGGAAAACGTGATCAG ATCTTCTTAGCAACAAAA AAATTAGGTGTCGATGTCATTGATTTATACTACATACACCGCATCGATCCAAAGACGCCAATCGAAGTGACCATGAATTTCCTAGCAGAGCTAGTCAA GGCTGGAAAAATTCGCTACATCGGGCTTTCCCAACCTTCACCCGCAACACTCCGCCGCGCTCACAAGGTCCACCCAATCGCTGCTATTCAAGTCGAG TATTCGCCGTTTGAGCGTTCAATAGAGAAACAAGGACACCTTCTGGAAACAGCGCGAGAGCTTGGAATTGCTATTGTAGCCTATTCTCCCTTGGGCAAAGGTTTGATCACAGGACAAATC ACTTCTCACAGTGAATTTTCGGATAGTGACCTCCGAAAGCAAATCCCGAAATATTCTCAGGAAAACTTCCCGAAAATTCTGAAGTTAGTTGATGCGTTCAAGCAGATCGGGAAGGCCCATAACGCAACTTCGGGTCAAGTGGCTCTTGCATACTTGCTCGAGCAAGGGGACGATATTATTCCCATCCCAGG GTCGCAGCGCATTGAGTACATCGAGGAAAATATCGGTGCCGGTCAGATCAAACTGACTACTGAAGAAATTCAGACGCTGAGGAAGTTGGTGGACGAGACAGAAGTTATCGGTGCTCAATATCCTCCTGTGTTTCAAGCAATGCTGTATGCTGATACGCCCGAGTTGCCTTGA
- a CDS encoding ATP synthase subunit C: MSTDYCPVYSPFFSALGVTCAIVFTNIGASYGTAKSSLGISAASVMRPDLMVRSCIPVVMAGIIAIYGLVVSVVISDNLHPKMPLFTSVIQLGAGLSVGLSGLAAGFAIGIAGDAGVRGTVVQPRLFVGMILILIFAEVLGLYGLIVALILSNKGKVRDVDALCPSFGTGLGINMPFDQF; this comes from the exons ATGTCCACCGATTATTGTCCAGTTTACTCGCCCTTTTTTAGTGCACTG GGGGTCACATGTGCTATAGTATTTACCA ACATTGGCGCCAG CTATGGAACCGCCAAGTCATCTCTTGGTATATCGGCCGCGTCTGTTATGCGCCCGGACCTGATGGTCCGTTCTTGCATTCCAGTAGTCATGGCTGGAATCATCGCG ATCTACGGCCTGGTTGTATCAGTGGTGATTTCTGACAACT TGCACCCCAAAATGCCTCTCTTCACCAGTGTCATTCAGCTTGGTGCGGGTCTTTCGGTCGGACTGTCCGGTCTTGCGGCAGGATTTGCAATAGGAATAGCCGGTGATGCAGGGGTGAGGGGAACAGTAGTTCAGCCACGTTTGTTTGTTGGTATG ATCTTGATCCTAATTTTTGCAGAGGTTTTAGGGCTTTATG GACTCATTGTGGCACTCATTCTGAGTAATAAGGGCAAAGTGAGAGACGTGGATGCTTTGTGCCCGAGCTTCGG CACTGGCTTAGGAATAAACATGCCATTCGACCAGTTCTGA
- a CDS encoding glycoside hydrolase family 17 protein has protein sequence MQAEKYSNLNGSGQDNSSPWLEQQMKEKKRAKMWIYGSIAALLVVVGLGVGLGVGLSRKSGGSSGSFGSGSGSSSDGSMVTIPGTAGVVKADPNDPSKFEKDSRLKNSFYGFAYTPLGALLPDCGATQANVTEDIQLMSQLTTRIRLYGADCNQTALVLQAIQDTKVNLDVFVGIYVNEDDTAYTRQRDLIKDAITTYGTDHIAGVTVGNEFILNSVTAAGETTATGTAGLAAASSLATKIQDTRTMLSGLSLSKTLPVGTSDAGAYFNTPLLQAIDYGLANVHPWFANTTIDDAATWTYDFFQQTNVAQAATVSNNPTMYIAETGWPTKSSSVASETNGASAASVPNLQIFLDTFVCASNTNQTKYFFFEFKDEPWKDVMYGGVEGWWGLFDSDKKLKDVTIPDCSHS, from the exons ATGCAGGCCGAGAAATACAGCAACCTCAACGGCTCAGGACAAGACAACTCCAGTCCATGGCTCGAACAACAAATGAAAGAAAAGAAACGAGCCAA GATGTGGATATACGGCAGTATTGCCGCCCTTTTGGTCGTCGTCGGTTTGGGCGTCGGTCTAGGTGTAGGCCTCAGCCGAAAGTCGGGCGGTAGCTCGGGCTCGTTTGGTTCTGGCTCGGGATCTTCGAGCGACGGATCCATGGTCACCATTCCCGGCACGGCTGGGGTCGTCAAGGCTGATCCTAATGACCCATCCAAATTCGAAAAGGATTCTCGGCTGAAGAATTCTTTCTACGGATTCGCTTACACGCCTCTGGGCGCACTGCTCCCTGACTGCGGAGCCACCCAAGCCAACGTCACCGAAGACATTCAGCTCATGTCGCAGCTTACGACCCGCATTCGTCTCTATGGTGCTGACTGTAACCAGACTGCGCTCGTCTTGCAGGCTATCCAAGACACCAAGGTCAACTTGGACGTgtttgttggaattt ATGTGAATGAAGATGACACTGCTTATACTCGCCAACGTGATTTGATCAAGGACGCTATCACTACCTACGGAACTGACCACATTGCCGGAGTAACCGTCGGAAACGAGTTTATCCTCAACAGCGTGACCGCAGCGGGCGAGACCACAGCGACAGGTACTGCTGGGTTGGCTGCCGCGTCAAGCTTGGCGACCAAGATCCAAGACACCCGTACGATGTTGTCGGGTTTGAGCCTTAGCAAGACACTCCCTGTGGGAACCAGTGACGCCGGGGCGTACTTCAATACGCCACTCCTCCAGGCAATCGATTACGG TTTGGCCAACGTCCATCCTTGGTTCGCCAACACGACCATCGACGATGCTGCCACCTGGACATACGACTTTTTCCAACAGACCAACGTTGCACAAGCCGCAACTGTATCCAATAACCCAACGATGTACATTGCCGAAACAGGGTGGCCCACT AAATCTTCGAGTGTTGCGTCAGAGACCAACGGTGCTTCCGCAGCGTCTGTTCCTAACCTCCAAATCTTCCTGGACACGTTTGTATGCGCATCCAACACCAACCAGACCAAGTACTTCTTCTTCGAGTTCAAGGATGAGCCATGGAAGGATGTCATGTACGGCGGTGTTGAGGGGTGGTGGGGTCTTTTCGACTCAGA TAAAAAACTCAAAGACGTGACTATCCCCGACTGTTCTCACAGCTGA